In Planctomycetota bacterium, a genomic segment contains:
- a CDS encoding amidohydrolase family protein has product MILRAKFLMVDPETLIENGAIRVEGAKITQSGKFPLASKPSGNGVLDLGDAMIMPGLVNPHTHLEGPATYGGIPPMGEKRLVPPQSFTDWAEKVISIRLRMNSDDYKKSTLDGYDILIQNGTTMVGDHTHVAHTWSVHKAAKIRRVVFEEIVDLNPLTALQSFNGLAKRIKKAPSNGLIRIGVAPHAPYSVSAELYKSLFNFARKKKLPFSTHLSELKDENELMTKGTGKIRAYLKRIGRDNHYWRHPGTTSVQYMAKLGILKAPAFFVHCNYLSNRDINSIARAGVNVVFCPNSHNYFGHRNHPFRKLLKKKVTIALGTDGLGSNADLSILKEMKYIQDNYSGMNTSQLFRMGITNGLKTLGADKKLGELKPGFLADLTVFPLRRNITPPERVKQNLIETAPKAILTMVNGRIIYRV; this is encoded by the coding sequence ATGATTCTGCGAGCTAAGTTTTTGATGGTTGACCCCGAAACGCTTATCGAAAACGGCGCGATAAGGGTGGAAGGCGCTAAAATCACCCAGAGCGGCAAGTTTCCACTCGCGAGCAAACCATCCGGCAACGGGGTCCTCGACCTGGGCGACGCCATGATTATGCCGGGGCTGGTGAATCCGCATACCCACCTGGAAGGCCCGGCAACCTACGGCGGCATCCCGCCGATGGGCGAAAAGCGCCTCGTCCCGCCCCAATCATTCACGGACTGGGCGGAAAAGGTCATCAGCATACGCCTGCGCATGAATTCCGATGATTATAAAAAATCCACTTTGGACGGCTACGATATTTTAATCCAAAACGGGACCACCATGGTCGGCGACCATACCCACGTCGCGCATACCTGGAGCGTCCATAAAGCGGCAAAAATCAGGCGGGTCGTATTTGAGGAAATCGTGGACCTTAACCCCCTGACTGCTTTACAGAGCTTTAACGGATTGGCAAAACGCATAAAAAAGGCTCCCTCCAACGGTTTAATCCGGATCGGCGTGGCGCCCCACGCGCCGTATTCCGTATCGGCGGAGTTATATAAATCGCTCTTCAATTTCGCCCGGAAAAAGAAGCTTCCGTTTTCCACCCATTTAAGCGAGCTTAAGGACGAAAACGAGCTCATGACCAAAGGCACGGGAAAAATCAGGGCGTACCTGAAAAGAATCGGCCGGGATAACCACTACTGGCGCCATCCGGGAACGACTTCTGTCCAGTATATGGCAAAGCTGGGGATTCTGAAAGCCCCGGCGTTTTTCGTCCATTGCAATTATCTTTCCAACCGCGATATCAACTCCATTGCCCGGGCAGGCGTCAATGTCGTTTTCTGCCCGAACAGCCATAATTATTTCGGGCACCGGAACCACCCCTTCAGGAAACTCCTGAAAAAGAAGGTAACCATCGCGCTCGGGACGGACGGGCTGGGGAGCAATGCGGATTTAAGCATCCTGAAAGAAATGAAATACATCCAGGATAATTATTCCGGCATGAACACCTCTCAATTATTCCGGATGGGGATAACCAACGGCTTAAAGACCCTGGGCGCGGATAAGAAGCTGGGGGAATTAAAGCCGGGCTTCCTGGCAGACCTGACCGTCTTCCCCTTAAGGCGCAACATCACCCCGCCGGAAAGGGTCAAGCAGAACCTGATAGAAACCGCGCCGAAAGCCATCCTGACCATGGTTAATGGCAGGATTATCTACCGGGTGTAA
- a CDS encoding PD40 domain-containing protein, producing the protein MKKIILACLVLYATFILHNSISGDAVKETNQNDKIQSLIIQLGDNDWETREAAQLALLDHAENLFRQYRELKKALRMEKNAATEQNLALLKEEIRKFIRIIQDERRNSDPEVVMRAKLILRRLIALAQPQLLCVDINSGPQIFIMDADGQNRRKITEDALPKEHPACNWDGSKIAFSGGPEGDRDIYVADFAWEPEGWVVKNQVKLTSKSRDNIHPTWSPDGRRIAFASNRNGRYEIYLIDEDGHNQKQLTNSSGGYDDFPSWTPDGQKITFTTRQAGSQVLEIDTIGLDGRNQTRLLDGQCSDWASDGNRLAFISSGNMGYDIFVMSVADNKTYKQLTNNAIAMGTRLSWSPDSTNIAFATLRNKHFAIGVVDSSGKEIEVITSTDNANFNTSPAWKPTGLEEFIVLLSEALKK; encoded by the coding sequence ATGAAAAAGATAATACTGGCTTGTTTAGTTCTCTATGCGACGTTTATTCTGCATAATTCAATATCAGGCGATGCCGTGAAGGAAACCAATCAAAACGATAAAATCCAATCGCTTATCATTCAATTAGGCGATAATGATTGGGAAACACGCGAAGCGGCCCAGTTGGCTTTGTTGGACCATGCAGAAAACCTATTCCGGCAATATCGCGAACTTAAAAAAGCTCTCCGTATGGAAAAGAACGCCGCGACGGAGCAAAATCTGGCGTTATTAAAAGAAGAAATCCGAAAGTTCATTCGAATAATCCAAGATGAGCGTCGCAATAGCGACCCGGAAGTCGTTATGCGTGCGAAACTGATACTCCGTCGTCTTATTGCGCTTGCGCAACCCCAGCTTCTCTGCGTAGATATAAACAGCGGACCGCAAATATTTATTATGGATGCCGATGGCCAGAACCGCCGGAAAATTACCGAAGATGCATTGCCCAAAGAACATCCGGCCTGCAATTGGGACGGCAGCAAAATTGCTTTCAGCGGCGGACCGGAAGGAGACCGTGATATCTATGTAGCGGATTTTGCCTGGGAACCGGAAGGATGGGTGGTGAAAAACCAGGTAAAATTAACCTCTAAATCTCGTGATAATATTCATCCAACCTGGAGTCCAGATGGCCGTCGGATCGCCTTTGCTTCCAACCGGAATGGACGGTATGAAATTTACCTGATTGATGAAGATGGGCATAACCAGAAGCAATTGACGAATTCTTCAGGAGGTTATGATGATTTCCCGTCCTGGACTCCGGATGGCCAAAAGATTACATTTACTACCAGGCAAGCCGGTAGCCAAGTTTTAGAGATAGATACGATTGGCCTTGATGGCCGGAACCAAACCAGGTTGTTAGACGGACAGTGTTCGGACTGGGCTTCCGACGGAAACCGGTTAGCATTTATCTCATCGGGGAATATGGGGTATGATATTTTCGTAATGTCCGTTGCCGATAATAAAACTTATAAACAGCTGACTAATAATGCGATTGCGATGGGTACTCGGCTGTCCTGGAGCCCGGATAGCACGAATATTGCTTTTGCTACCCTTCGTAATAAACATTTCGCGATTGGCGTGGTTGATTCTTCCGGAAAAGAAATTGAGGTTATAACCTCTACCGATAATGCTAATTTTAACACCTCGCCGGCATGGAAACCGACCGGATTGGAAGAGTTTATTGTCTTACTTTCCGAAGCGCTGAAAAAGTAA